Genomic segment of Clostridium sp. Marseille-P299:
TGTACCGATTGCAATTGCGTCTGCAATGGCAGCTACCTTACTTCCAAACATTGCAGGAACGTATTCTTTAGGTGGTGAAAAGGAAGTTTCAAAACAAGTAAATGATACTCTTAAAATACTTATGATTATTGTAATTCCAATTGCGGTTGGAATCCTTGTGTTTGCTGGTCCTATTATGAGATTCATGTATAGCCAAAAAGGGGAATGGGAATTAGCAGCAAGTTTATTAAGAATTTTAAGCTTAAATGTTATATTAACATCGATTTCTACTTTAAGTAATGCGGTACTTCAAGCATTGGGACAGCCAAAAAAGACAGTAGTAAATGCTTCTATTGCATTAATTGTTCAAACAATTGTTTTTGTTATACTACTTGTTTTTACAAACCTAGACGTTTATGCACTAGCCATAGCAACGGTTTTATATGCTGTTCTTATGTGTATTTTAAATAGACGTACCGTAATAAAATATCTAAGTTATAAGCAAGATATTAAAACTACTTATATTTATCCAATCATCGCTTCCTTTGTTATGGGTGCAATTGCGTTAGGAATTTATTCTTTATTATATTTAATATATCCAAGCAATCGAATTGTCTTAATTATCACTGTATTGATGGCTATAATTGTATATTTCGCAACAATTATTAAGCTTGGAGGAGTCAGTGAAATGGAGATAAGTAAGTTACCGAAAGGAAATCTGCTCGTTGCATTTGCCAAGAGATTTAAGATTTTGAAAACATCCACTTCATCTTTAATAGAATAAATCTCCAGAGTTATAAAATTATTCTTTGGTTTTATATCGACTTATACTAAAATATTTAGATTTTAGTTAATTGGAGCCTTTACTATATTAATTACTTTTTGATCACTTAATTTTTTCTGTTCATACCCCAAAATTATTCTTAAATAATTAACATATGTTAATGAACTTTAATTAAATAAATTGTAATATAACTTAGGAGTTGATATTCGAATGACACTAGACGAAAAACATGAAATAATAAAAAGTGTATTTAGTAATAGTAAAGGTACTATATCAAAGAATACCATTGAACAAATTCTTAAAATAAGCAACGCAGTTAGATTTAACAAGAATGAAATGATACTAAACATGTTCGAAGAACAAAATGTTATTTATCTGATTATCTCTGGTATTGTTAGAAGTTATTACCTTGATAAAAATGGAAATGATGTTACTAAGTCATTTATAAAAGAAAATGAATTTTGTATTGGTGAAAGCCTTTTTACTAATGATAAAAGTCCTCAAGGATTTGAAGCATTAGAGAATATACTATGTTTGAAATTTAAAGCATTTGAGTTAAAGGACTTGATTTTACAAGATGAAATACTTACAAGAACATATATAGAATATTTAGAAAAATATTTAATATATAAAATGGAAAGAGAATGGGGCTTTCAAATGTTAAATGCGACAGAAAGATATATAAAATTCCGAAATAATTATAGTGAAATTGATAAAAGAGTGAATCAAAGTTATATCGCATCATACCTAGGAATTACTCCAGAGTCACTAAGCAGAATACGAAGAACTGTCGCGGATAAAAATTAGTCTAAGAATATTGATGACAATAGAATTAGAAAGAAGGTACGGTTATGAATTATCGTGAACAAAGCGAATGGAGAGAAATTGAAAAATTCTTACCGAAAAAACTTCATTTTACTACAGATTACCATCCCGAAGAAGAGTGGTGGGAATGGAAAGGTAATCGTGTTCATTTAGACACGTTTCGAAATCCTAACGCAGCAACAAAGGTGATTTTATTCCATGGAGTTGGTACAAACGGTAGACAAATGTCTATGATTATTGGGGGACCATTAGCAAAAGATGGACTTGAAGTTATTGCAATTGATATGCCTCTATATGGAGTAACTAAAGTAAATAGCAACATGACTATTACATACGAAGACTGGGTAGAGTTAGGAAATGATTATATAAATTATGAATTAAACAAAGATCCAAGACCAATCTTTCTT
This window contains:
- a CDS encoding Crp/Fnr family transcriptional regulator, with translation MTLDEKHEIIKSVFSNSKGTISKNTIEQILKISNAVRFNKNEMILNMFEEQNVIYLIISGIVRSYYLDKNGNDVTKSFIKENEFCIGESLFTNDKSPQGFEALENILCLKFKAFELKDLILQDEILTRTYIEYLEKYLIYKMEREWGFQMLNATERYIKFRNNYSEIDKRVNQSYIASYLGITPESLSRIRRTVADKN